In one window of Methanolobus mangrovi DNA:
- a CDS encoding lysylphosphatidylglycerol synthase transmembrane domain-containing protein, which produces MNKIKKWILISLFISLVSGFIVVLFTFDSGTIGALTEIKPVYMLAAVCIHALTYVIWGLRTRSLCKALGHDVSYIKSFEIVTSGTLAASITPSSLGGEPLRIHLLHGQKIPLGKATAVVIGERVLDGIFILALAPLSIYVIRGVLEDSVFDFMFIFAELGLIIILFLTLYALWKPGPTKKVVYFFVHRLAPILGKKTDSALEKIIERVDSELEHFHDSISVLLNEGRRGLAFGILSTIAFWLVDFSMLYVILMGLNQHPDIVIVFASQIIVIVLLVIPATPGASGVAEFAGTTVFSLFVASSVLGIAVIAWRAFTFYMNVLVGGFVSFRILKDTEFIKNFLN; this is translated from the coding sequence ATGAATAAGATTAAGAAGTGGATTCTGATATCGTTATTTATAAGCCTTGTTTCCGGTTTCATTGTGGTTCTTTTCACATTTGATTCCGGAACGATTGGTGCTTTAACGGAAATAAAGCCTGTATATATGCTTGCAGCCGTATGTATCCATGCCCTGACCTATGTTATTTGGGGCTTGAGGACTCGTTCTCTCTGTAAAGCATTAGGTCATGATGTAAGCTACATTAAATCATTTGAGATTGTGACTTCAGGAACCCTTGCTGCATCTATTACTCCTTCGTCCTTAGGTGGTGAACCTCTCAGGATTCACTTGCTTCATGGTCAGAAGATCCCCCTGGGAAAAGCAACTGCTGTAGTTATTGGTGAAAGAGTTCTGGATGGTATTTTTATCCTTGCGCTGGCACCTTTATCTATCTATGTCATACGTGGAGTTCTTGAAGATTCCGTTTTTGATTTTATGTTCATTTTTGCCGAGCTGGGGTTAATTATCATACTATTTCTTACATTGTATGCTTTATGGAAACCTGGCCCTACTAAAAAGGTCGTATATTTCTTTGTGCATCGATTAGCACCTATTCTTGGCAAAAAAACAGATTCCGCTCTTGAAAAAATAATTGAAAGGGTTGACTCTGAACTCGAACATTTCCATGATAGCATCTCAGTATTACTGAATGAAGGAAGAAGGGGTCTTGCTTTTGGAATACTTTCTACGATTGCTTTCTGGCTGGTGGACTTTTCAATGCTATATGTGATATTGATGGGCCTGAACCAACACCCTGATATCGTTATTGTTTTTGCCTCACAGATAATCGTAATAGTGCTGCTTGTTATTCCTGCTACGCCGGGGGCCAGCGGGGTCGCAGAATTTGCAGGAACGACTGTTTTTTCTTTATTTGTAGCTTCATCTGTTCTTGGTATTGCAGTTATTGCATGGAGAGCATTCACATTTTATATGAATGTCCTGGTGGGGGGATTCGTCAGTTTCAGGATACTTAAAGATACGGAATTCATCAAAAACTTTCTTAATTGA
- a CDS encoding radical SAM protein, which produces MKAVIIDGYVDEPACFGVPPYISPYIRYIAGALRERGLQETDISFFTIDELRKKMVHAAELIKRAEIVIIVAGMTVPGKYLRSTPINLAEIESIFSASSGLKILGGPIRLGFSLEGGKKAESNLINSTDVTICQKDIEAFVYDILEENIKNIEECQHRFRSVDEIGRWAVKGTFIIKQHPDYPNVMCELETYRGCGRNQHCSFCTEPSYGSSDYRPIIDVVSEVTGLYEMGASYFRIGRQPDILSYHARDKGGQIAEPDPQAILSLYKGIRNVAPQLKVLHMDNANPGTISAYPELCREIFRTIVKYHTAGDVAALGMESADPSVVKANGLKAMPDEIFEAIKIINEVGRIRGSNGMPEILPGINLVHGLMGESKKTFDLNYDFLKNVLDSDLLLRRINIRQVMAFPGTLMYGNDELVRKHKQVFLKYKEKVRKDIDLPMLQKVVPAGTILRDIMCEVNDGKMCFGRQMGSYPLLAGIPANLPLGKFIDITVTRHGHRSITGIPYPLDINTAPASLIQELPGIGKKQAALIYSQIPFSDKDDFLKRIGNEELLAYIKL; this is translated from the coding sequence ATGAAAGCAGTAATAATCGATGGATATGTTGATGAACCCGCCTGTTTTGGAGTACCACCATACATATCACCATACATAAGATATATCGCAGGCGCATTGCGGGAGAGAGGGTTGCAAGAAACAGACATCTCTTTTTTCACTATCGATGAGCTGCGCAAAAAAATGGTCCATGCTGCCGAGCTTATAAAAAGAGCTGAAATTGTTATAATAGTAGCAGGTATGACTGTGCCCGGAAAGTACCTGCGTTCAACACCAATAAACCTGGCAGAGATAGAGAGCATATTCAGTGCATCCAGTGGTTTGAAAATATTGGGCGGACCCATAAGACTTGGATTCTCACTGGAAGGTGGAAAAAAGGCCGAAAGTAACCTGATAAATTCCACAGATGTGACTATCTGCCAGAAAGATATCGAAGCCTTTGTTTATGACATTCTTGAAGAAAATATAAAAAATATAGAAGAATGTCAGCATCGTTTCAGGTCAGTTGATGAAATTGGAAGATGGGCCGTAAAAGGAACGTTCATCATCAAACAACATCCAGATTACCCTAATGTGATGTGTGAGCTTGAAACGTACAGAGGATGCGGGCGTAACCAGCACTGCTCATTTTGCACGGAGCCATCCTACGGAAGCTCAGACTACCGCCCCATCATTGATGTTGTTTCCGAAGTCACCGGATTATATGAGATGGGTGCCAGCTATTTCAGGATAGGAAGACAACCCGACATCTTGAGCTACCATGCCAGGGATAAAGGCGGACAAATAGCCGAACCGGATCCGCAAGCCATACTGTCCCTCTATAAAGGCATCAGGAATGTGGCACCGCAACTAAAAGTATTGCATATGGACAATGCCAACCCGGGGACCATATCAGCATACCCGGAATTATGCAGGGAAATATTCAGAACCATTGTAAAATACCACACTGCAGGAGACGTAGCAGCACTTGGGATGGAAAGCGCAGACCCCAGTGTTGTGAAAGCCAATGGGTTAAAAGCGATGCCTGATGAAATATTTGAAGCCATTAAGATCATAAATGAAGTGGGAAGAATACGAGGAAGCAATGGAATGCCAGAGATACTTCCCGGAATCAACCTTGTACATGGCCTTATGGGAGAATCAAAAAAGACATTTGACCTGAACTATGATTTCCTGAAAAATGTCCTTGACTCTGATCTCCTGCTTCGAAGGATAAACATAAGGCAGGTTATGGCCTTCCCGGGCACCTTAATGTATGGCAACGACGAACTTGTCAGGAAGCATAAACAAGTATTTCTAAAGTACAAAGAGAAGGTTAGAAAAGATATAGACCTTCCAATGCTTCAGAAGGTAGTTCCTGCCGGGACAATACTTCGAGACATCATGTGTGAAGTCAATGATGGAAAAATGTGTTTTGGAAGACAGATGGGTTCTTACCCACTGCTTGCAGGAATCCCTGCAAATCTCCCACTTGGAAAGTTTATAGATATTACCGTGACCCGGCATGGGCACAGATCAATTACCGGAATTCCATACCCACTTGATATAAACACTGCTCCCGCATCACTTATACAAGAACTCCCCGGCATCGGAAAAAAACAGGCCGCGCTCATATATAGCCAGATTCCTTTTTCAGATAAAGATGATTTTCTAAAAAGAATCGGCAATGAAGAACTACTTGCCTACATTAAACTTTAA